One Sulfolobus sp. S-194 DNA segment encodes these proteins:
- a CDS encoding chromatin protein Cren7 — translation MPKKKQTDPYVCPTCGIRVEKPIKTWQLVSPLPDAYGRITITVMGSFECPNGHKWKAVVSKIRAGGSSVEVEGKKGVKKIGEEKQEEEDRGEVIELDLSDLDEEE, via the coding sequence ATGCCTAAGAAAAAGCAAACTGACCCGTATGTATGTCCTACATGTGGTATAAGAGTAGAAAAACCGATTAAAACTTGGCAGCTTGTTTCACCACTACCAGATGCTTATGGTAGAATAACAATAACCGTTATGGGATCTTTTGAGTGCCCTAATGGACATAAATGGAAAGCCGTAGTATCAAAGATAAGAGCTGGTGGGAGCTCTGTAGAAGTTGAAGGAAAGAAAGGTGTAAAGAAAATAGGAGAAGAAAAACAAGAGGAGGAGGACAGGGGAGAAGTAATAGAATTAGACCTTAGTGATTTAGATGAAGAAGAGTGA
- the eno gene encoding phosphopyruvate hydratase codes for MNDYFRIKKIKGYQILDSRGNKTIRVKIETYGGISATGDAPAGASKGSREAIELRDKDGGVTRAVELVNTLINDSLRDFDVRNQLGIDQTLIRMDGTPNKSRIGGNTTIATSIAVAKTAAKAMGLEIFQYIGGPRVRYLPIPLLNILNGGLHAGNELKIQEFIIIPLSFDSFHEALYAADEVYKQLKGIITEKYGKLYTMLGDEGGVAPPLSRTEDALDLVYTAIKNSGYDDKIVMGIDAASSDFFNGSQYEIDGKKLSPDEMIDYYIQLASRYPLLYIEDPFNENDFERFSILQQKLRKTIVTGDDLFTTNIEYLKKGIEKSSTKGTIVKPNQIGTLSETFEYIEFAKKNSVKVIVSHRSGETEDSFIADLAVGVQSDFIKTGAPARGERTSKYNRLLEIENDYGIEYYGKKIYL; via the coding sequence ATGAATGACTATTTCAGAATCAAAAAAATAAAGGGTTACCAGATTCTTGATTCTAGAGGAAATAAAACAATCAGAGTAAAAATCGAGACATATGGAGGGATATCAGCAACTGGTGATGCACCAGCTGGGGCCTCAAAGGGCAGTAGAGAGGCAATAGAATTAAGGGACAAAGATGGAGGAGTAACTAGGGCAGTTGAGTTGGTAAATACCTTAATTAACGATTCATTAAGGGATTTTGATGTAAGGAATCAACTGGGAATTGACCAAACATTAATAAGAATGGATGGAACGCCTAACAAGTCAAGAATAGGTGGAAATACAACTATAGCTACATCAATAGCTGTAGCTAAAACAGCTGCAAAAGCTATGGGGTTAGAAATTTTCCAATACATAGGCGGACCAAGAGTAAGATATTTGCCAATACCATTATTAAATATTTTAAATGGAGGGTTGCATGCCGGAAATGAACTAAAAATTCAAGAGTTTATTATAATACCTTTAAGTTTTGACAGCTTTCACGAAGCCTTATATGCTGCAGATGAAGTATACAAGCAGCTAAAGGGAATAATAACAGAAAAATATGGAAAACTATATACAATGCTAGGAGATGAAGGAGGAGTAGCGCCACCGTTATCTAGAACAGAAGATGCATTAGATTTAGTGTATACTGCTATAAAGAATTCTGGTTATGATGATAAGATAGTAATGGGAATAGACGCAGCGTCTTCTGATTTCTTTAACGGAAGTCAATATGAAATAGATGGGAAAAAACTAAGCCCAGACGAGATGATAGATTACTACATCCAATTAGCTTCACGTTATCCGTTATTATATATAGAAGATCCTTTTAACGAGAATGATTTTGAGAGATTTTCTATTTTACAACAAAAGTTAAGGAAAACTATCGTTACTGGAGATGATTTATTTACTACTAATATTGAATATCTGAAGAAAGGGATAGAGAAAAGTTCTACTAAAGGTACTATAGTTAAGCCTAATCAAATTGGTACTTTATCAGAGACATTTGAATATATAGAATTTGCTAAAAAAAATTCTGTAAAGGTAATTGTAAGTCATAGGAGCGGAGAAACAGAAGATTCTTTTATAGCTGATTTGGCTGTTGGAGTACAAAGTGATTTTATAAAGACTGGAGCACCAGCTAGAGGTGAAAGAACTAGTAAATATAATAGATTGCTAGAAATAGAAAACGACTATGGGATAGAATATTATGGTAAAAAAATTTATCTTTAA
- the cdvA gene encoding cell division protein CdvA — protein MPISVDVLTKFIGQKVKDVYGRDVGSIIHVYTEIDGTITGIEISYGNSFVTVSPESVKMDGDNIVLLPEWKTEAIKILGYMEKIRRRQKALEELYSKQEIPKSMYDDMKRKLDSELLKLREEHAKLKSKLKNRLNEIEDQLAQIDKATISLKMSYISGELPETSYKNSMEILRQSKESYTLERDDIKKILDKLDGLDKEGIDIKPSPSLTTQQEQSNKNDGNKSEVPLPIPVRVINTL, from the coding sequence ATGCCAATTTCAGTTGATGTATTAACGAAATTTATTGGACAAAAGGTTAAAGATGTATATGGAAGGGACGTGGGTAGTATAATTCATGTATATACAGAGATTGATGGAACAATAACTGGGATAGAAATTTCTTACGGTAATTCTTTTGTTACTGTAAGTCCAGAAAGTGTTAAAATGGATGGTGATAATATAGTATTATTACCAGAATGGAAAACAGAAGCTATAAAGATTTTAGGATATATGGAGAAGATAAGAAGAAGGCAAAAAGCACTAGAAGAATTATATTCGAAACAGGAAATACCTAAGAGCATGTATGATGATATGAAAAGAAAATTGGATTCTGAATTGTTAAAGCTCAGAGAAGAACATGCTAAATTAAAAAGTAAATTAAAGAATAGACTAAATGAAATTGAAGATCAATTAGCTCAAATTGATAAAGCAACTATATCGTTAAAAATGAGTTATATTTCTGGTGAATTGCCAGAAACTTCATATAAAAATTCTATGGAAATATTAAGACAATCAAAAGAAAGTTACACGTTAGAGAGAGATGATATAAAGAAAATATTAGATAAATTGGATGGTTTAGACAAAGAGGGAATAGATATTAAGCCTTCTCCCTCATTAACTACGCAACAAGAACAATCTAATAAGAACGATGGTAATAAATCGGAAGTACCATTACCAATACCAGTAAGAGTAATAAATACTTTGTAA